The following proteins are co-located in the Desulfatitalea tepidiphila genome:
- a CDS encoding UbiD family decarboxylase, with protein MYLDLRAFIGDLERQGDLVRIQCEVDPDQEVTVIQHRVIAAGGPALLFERVKGSPYRLVSNLFGTARRVAMACGAPPRELGDRLAHIAHHLMPPSLKGVWQIRHDLKRLLPVRMRRLDHGPILARTITPPDLRQLPVLTCWPEDGGAFFTLPLVHTVDPETGQGNLGIYRLQRFDAASTGMHWQIEKGGGFHFDKAVRSGRPLPVSVILGGPPALIIAAVAPLPEGMDERLLAAYLIGAPLDVIERKGTGHRIPSRAEFVLEGEVRPGDVRREGPFGDHFGHYSDAADYPVFRVRRILSRKNAIYPATVVGKPVQEDYFIGEALQEIALPMLHMVKPAIVDLWAYPETGFHPLAVMAVRQRYPREALKLTLGMLGEGQVSLTKVMITVGAEVNVRDFRAVSEALWRYLTPDGVHLLAPTAQDTLDFTGPAMNTGSRLILMATGPDKAVGRSRPSSPRPEAEALHPGVRGVTDCGPAFLVVQVKEGFEDVETLFTAMRHHPGAKDFLFHVVVSEDVPLHDPVMLLWGWFTRFDPAADLHPAQRTVRGNRLVLEFPIAIDARWKKGYPRPVSFDPEVVRRVDARWETYGIKMD; from the coding sequence ATGTATCTGGATCTGCGTGCGTTTATAGGCGACTTGGAGAGGCAGGGTGACCTGGTGCGGATCCAGTGCGAGGTCGATCCCGATCAGGAGGTCACGGTCATCCAACACAGGGTGATCGCCGCCGGCGGTCCGGCCCTGCTTTTCGAGCGGGTCAAGGGGTCGCCTTATCGGCTGGTGAGCAACCTGTTCGGCACCGCCCGGCGTGTGGCCATGGCCTGCGGCGCGCCGCCCAGGGAATTGGGCGATCGGCTGGCGCACATCGCCCACCACTTGATGCCGCCATCTCTGAAAGGTGTATGGCAGATCAGACACGACCTGAAACGGCTCCTGCCGGTCCGCATGCGTCGCCTGGACCATGGACCTATCCTGGCCCGCACCATCACGCCCCCCGACTTGCGCCAGTTGCCAGTATTGACCTGTTGGCCTGAGGATGGGGGGGCGTTTTTTACCCTGCCCCTCGTTCACACGGTGGACCCCGAAACCGGTCAGGGCAACCTGGGGATTTATCGCCTGCAACGGTTCGATGCGGCCAGCACCGGCATGCACTGGCAGATCGAGAAGGGCGGCGGGTTTCATTTTGACAAGGCGGTGCGATCGGGGCGGCCCCTGCCGGTGAGCGTCATTCTCGGCGGTCCGCCGGCGTTGATCATTGCGGCGGTGGCACCCTTGCCCGAGGGAATGGACGAGCGCCTGCTGGCCGCTTACCTCATTGGCGCCCCCCTGGACGTGATCGAGCGCAAGGGCACCGGGCATCGCATCCCCAGCCGGGCCGAATTTGTGCTCGAAGGCGAGGTGCGCCCCGGCGATGTCCGCCGGGAGGGGCCCTTCGGCGACCATTTCGGCCACTACTCCGACGCCGCCGATTATCCGGTGTTCCGCGTGCGGCGTATTTTATCCCGCAAGAACGCCATCTATCCGGCCACGGTCGTCGGCAAGCCGGTGCAGGAGGACTACTTCATCGGAGAAGCGTTACAGGAGATCGCCCTGCCCATGCTGCATATGGTCAAACCCGCCATCGTCGACCTGTGGGCCTATCCGGAAACCGGCTTTCACCCCCTGGCGGTCATGGCAGTGCGCCAAAGGTATCCTCGTGAGGCGCTCAAGCTGACCCTGGGCATGCTCGGCGAGGGGCAGGTCTCTTTGACCAAGGTGATGATCACGGTCGGTGCCGAGGTGAATGTCCGCGATTTCAGGGCGGTCAGTGAGGCGCTCTGGCGGTATCTGACGCCCGACGGCGTGCATCTGCTGGCGCCGACCGCGCAGGATACCCTCGATTTTACCGGACCGGCCATGAACACCGGCAGTCGCTTGATTCTGATGGCCACTGGACCGGATAAAGCGGTGGGGCGCAGCCGGCCATCGTCCCCGCGGCCGGAGGCCGAAGCGTTGCACCCCGGCGTGCGGGGCGTCACCGATTGCGGGCCGGCTTTCCTGGTGGTGCAGGTAAAAGAGGGGTTTGAGGACGTCGAGACGCTGTTCACGGCCATGCGTCATCATCCCGGGGCCAAAGACTTTCTCTTCCACGTGGTAGTGAGCGAGGACGTGCCCCTGCATGACCCGGTCATGCTCCTCTGGGGATGGTTCACACGGTTCGATCCCGCGGCGGATCTTCACCCGGCCCAACGCACCGTTCGCGGCAACCGGCTGGTTCTCGAGTTCCCCATCGCCATTGACGCCCGCTGGAAAAAGGGCTATCCACGGCCGGTATCCTTCGATCCCGAGGTGGTCCGACGGGTCGATGCGCGATGGGAAACGTATGGTATCAAAATGGATTGA
- a CDS encoding DsbA family protein codes for MKFLRTLIGWMPLLWLLSGLTAHADVDLKKLATLKLEHEPIDMEVSLSGRQIYVLDADSKLLIYNTSGRLIDQMKVPPDTDQIKIGPRDDILFLSSRKAKTVQVLELTFTYDLDVSQAPSKGPADAPVTIVVFSDFQCPYCARIGSIIDSVRESFPGKVKSVFKHYPLSSHPYSALAAQAAVAAGAQGKFWEFHDLLFQNYNRLNEQIIDDIRLSLNLDPARFEQHRQAPQTLARIARDKQEGEDAGVHGTPTVFVNGRMVNRPNFDGIKAAVEAALEAK; via the coding sequence ATGAAATTCTTACGCACCCTGATCGGTTGGATGCCCCTGTTGTGGTTATTGTCCGGCCTGACGGCGCATGCCGATGTCGACCTGAAAAAGCTGGCCACTCTCAAACTCGAACACGAGCCGATCGATATGGAGGTGTCGTTGAGCGGCAGGCAGATCTACGTGCTAGACGCCGATTCGAAACTTCTCATCTATAACACATCGGGTCGATTGATCGATCAGATGAAGGTACCCCCGGATACGGACCAGATCAAAATCGGACCGCGTGACGATATCCTTTTTCTCAGCAGCCGCAAGGCCAAAACGGTGCAAGTCCTCGAACTGACCTTCACCTATGACCTCGATGTCTCCCAGGCGCCATCCAAGGGCCCTGCCGATGCGCCGGTCACCATCGTGGTCTTCAGCGACTTTCAGTGCCCCTACTGCGCCCGAATCGGTTCGATTATCGATAGTGTAAGGGAGAGCTTCCCCGGAAAAGTCAAATCGGTATTCAAACATTACCCGCTGTCCAGCCATCCCTACTCTGCTTTGGCGGCCCAGGCGGCCGTCGCCGCCGGCGCCCAAGGCAAGTTCTGGGAATTCCATGACCTCCTGTTCCAAAACTACAACCGTCTCAACGAGCAGATAATAGATGATATCCGCCTGTCCCTGAATCTCGACCCAGCCCGGTTCGAGCAGCACAGGCAGGCTCCCCAAACCCTTGCCAGGATCGCTAGGGATAAGCAGGAAGGGGAAGATGCCGGCGTGCACGGCACCCCGACGGTGTTCGTCAACGGCCGCATGGTCAATCGGCCCAATTTCGATGGGATCAAAGCGGCTGTGGAGGCGGCACTGGAGGCAAAATAG
- a CDS encoding 5'-methylthioadenosine/S-adenosylhomocysteine nucleosidase family protein: MIGLIFATNREARPFLARSQAERLEERPFVVYRSPADERLRIAICRIGKVAAAAACQALILSHRTDRIINIGACGALHDREELGVGRLVHITHAVEGDHEVFGKPPQPEVCMSGIGNGLPPVRLITCDLPVFDPIQRKRCGERADVVDMEGAAIARVAALYGVPCEMVKGITDNALACDRQTLLENLDRVCEQLAEWVWQALTGSAAVR, encoded by the coding sequence ATGATCGGATTGATTTTTGCGACGAATCGGGAAGCGCGTCCGTTTCTGGCACGCAGCCAGGCGGAGCGGTTGGAAGAGCGGCCTTTTGTCGTGTACCGCTCGCCGGCGGATGAACGGCTGCGCATCGCCATTTGCCGGATCGGAAAGGTGGCCGCCGCAGCCGCCTGCCAGGCACTGATCCTTTCCCACCGGACCGATCGCATCATCAACATCGGCGCATGTGGCGCGCTGCATGACCGGGAGGAGTTGGGGGTGGGGCGGCTGGTACACATCACCCACGCCGTGGAGGGAGATCACGAGGTGTTCGGCAAGCCCCCCCAGCCGGAGGTCTGCATGTCGGGCATCGGAAACGGTTTGCCGCCGGTTCGCCTGATCACCTGCGACCTGCCGGTTTTCGATCCGATCCAGAGAAAGCGATGCGGAGAACGGGCCGACGTGGTGGACATGGAGGGTGCGGCCATCGCCAGGGTCGCCGCCCTGTATGGTGTGCCGTGTGAAATGGTCAAGGGCATTACCGACAATGCGTTGGCCTGTGATCGCCAGACGCTGCTGGAAAATCTCGACAGGGTTTGTGAGCAGCTTGCGGAGTGGGTGTGGCAGGCATTGACAGGATCGGCGGCGGTTCGATGA
- a CDS encoding UbiA-like polyprenyltransferase: MIGKVLRFIKIEHTAFSLPLVFTGAWMGAGHRWPGSRVLALIVMAAVGARIFGMSFNRIFDRHIDARNPRTAGRELPAGHMSVRLALVIAMGGLLIYLIACALLGPWCLRLSPLPLIPLLGYSLLKRYTALCHFGIGLCLALAPLGAFVAAAGHARFSLSVILFALFVFFWLSGADIIYALLDIESDRLNGIHSLPAALGPGGAQVVAAAVHLVALGTLWLLLWQAEIDFWAVACYALTVGLFITMHLPFVPIPKRFFPISTLAGIAGALTPLFV, from the coding sequence ATGATCGGAAAAGTGTTGCGTTTTATCAAAATCGAGCACACGGCCTTCAGTCTGCCGTTGGTCTTTACCGGCGCCTGGATGGGCGCCGGTCATCGATGGCCGGGTTCCCGGGTCTTGGCCCTGATCGTCATGGCTGCTGTGGGGGCGCGCATTTTCGGCATGTCGTTCAACCGCATCTTCGATCGCCACATCGATGCGCGCAATCCGCGCACCGCCGGGCGCGAACTGCCCGCCGGACACATGAGCGTCCGCCTGGCGCTGGTCATTGCCATGGGCGGCCTGCTGATCTATCTGATCGCCTGTGCGCTGCTGGGACCGTGGTGCCTGAGGCTGTCGCCTCTGCCGCTGATCCCTTTGCTGGGATACTCCCTGTTGAAACGCTATACCGCCCTTTGCCATTTCGGCATCGGCTTGTGTCTGGCCCTGGCGCCGTTGGGCGCCTTCGTGGCCGCCGCCGGCCATGCACGATTTTCCCTTTCGGTGATACTGTTTGCCCTTTTCGTTTTCTTCTGGCTCAGCGGCGCGGATATCATCTACGCCCTTCTGGATATTGAGAGCGACCGCCTCAACGGCATCCATAGCCTGCCGGCGGCATTGGGACCGGGCGGCGCCCAGGTCGTGGCTGCCGCTGTTCACCTGGTCGCATTGGGCACGTTGTGGCTGCTGCTGTGGCAAGCGGAGATCGACTTTTGGGCCGTCGCCTGTTATGCGCTGACGGTAGGGCTTTTTATTACGATGCACCTGCCGTTCGTCCCGATTCCCAAACGGTTTTTCCCGATTTCCACCCTGGCCGGCATCGCCGGCGCGCTCACGCCGTTGTTTGTGTAG
- a CDS encoding UbiX family flavin prenyltransferase — protein MSNNPRLVVAMTGASGAYVARLLLSKSPWPTILIASRWAQEIYARECGPFDEVAQLAGEVYDADNLAAPPASGSVPTAGMVIAPCSINTLGQIAAGLADTLISRAAHCHLKERRPLILAIRESPLTTINLENALKVAAAGAILMPLTPPYFMFQGKRADQITLHELMDAYVDRLLALLGRQMAATWEDLR, from the coding sequence ATGTCAAATAATCCCCGTCTCGTGGTTGCGATGACCGGTGCTTCCGGCGCCTATGTCGCCCGTCTGCTGTTGTCCAAATCCCCCTGGCCCACCATCCTCATCGCCAGCCGCTGGGCCCAGGAGATTTACGCCCGCGAGTGCGGCCCGTTTGACGAGGTGGCCCAGTTGGCCGGTGAGGTGTACGACGCCGATAACCTGGCAGCGCCGCCCGCTTCAGGTTCCGTGCCGACGGCCGGCATGGTGATCGCGCCATGCTCGATCAATACCCTCGGCCAGATCGCCGCGGGCCTCGCCGATACTTTAATTTCCAGGGCCGCCCATTGCCATTTGAAAGAGCGCCGGCCCCTGATCCTGGCCATTCGGGAGAGCCCGTTGACCACCATCAATCTGGAGAACGCATTGAAAGTCGCCGCCGCCGGCGCCATTCTCATGCCGCTGACGCCGCCCTATTTCATGTTCCAGGGCAAGCGTGCCGATCAGATTACCCTCCATGAGCTGATGGATGCATATGTGGATCGTCTACTGGCTCTTCTGGGGCGGCAGATGGCGGCTACATGGGAGGATCTGCGCTGA
- a CDS encoding 1,4-dihydroxy-6-naphthoate synthase, with amino-acid sequence MRISLGFSPCPNDTFIFNGLVSGAVPLPGHSLAVSLHDVQTLNQMAFDERLDVSKLSFYAWLKVRDRYRLLSSGGALGYGCGPLVVSRRTLRREDLAGCRVVLPGELTTAHLLFRLWAPEAEQRSFVSYDQILEAIDSGEADCGVIIHESRFTYESLGFKAVVDLGAWWETLTGLPIPLGCVAAHRRLPEQTIGQLEAAIRQSIALARLEPAAALPYIRAHAQEMSEAVLEAHIDMFVNDFSLDMGEMGRRAIDTLSQRAVEAGILV; translated from the coding sequence ATGCGGATCTCATTGGGGTTTTCGCCCTGTCCCAACGATACCTTCATATTCAATGGTTTGGTATCCGGGGCGGTGCCGTTGCCGGGCCACAGCCTGGCCGTGTCGCTGCACGACGTCCAGACCCTGAACCAGATGGCCTTTGATGAAAGATTGGATGTCAGCAAGCTCTCATTTTATGCCTGGCTGAAGGTTCGGGACAGATATCGGCTGCTCTCCAGCGGTGGGGCTTTGGGATATGGGTGCGGCCCGTTGGTGGTGTCCCGCCGCACGCTTCGGCGTGAGGACTTGGCCGGCTGCCGGGTGGTGCTGCCGGGCGAGTTGACCACGGCCCACCTGCTGTTCCGGCTCTGGGCGCCCGAGGCCGAACAGCGCAGCTTCGTGAGCTATGACCAGATCCTGGAGGCCATCGATTCGGGCGAGGCGGACTGCGGGGTGATTATCCATGAGAGCCGTTTTACTTACGAAAGCCTCGGATTCAAGGCCGTCGTCGATCTGGGCGCCTGGTGGGAAACGCTGACCGGTTTGCCGATTCCGCTGGGGTGTGTGGCAGCTCACCGACGACTGCCCGAACAGACGATCGGCCAACTCGAAGCGGCGATCCGTCAGAGTATCGCCTTGGCGCGACTGGAGCCGGCTGCCGCCCTGCCGTATATTCGGGCGCATGCTCAAGAGATGAGCGAGGCGGTGCTCGAGGCGCACATCGACATGTTCGTCAACGACTTCAGCCTCGACATGGGGGAGATGGGGCGCCGGGCCATCGACACCTTGTCCCAGCGGGCCGTGGAGGCGGGAATTCTGGTATGA